One window of Paenibacillus sp. FSL K6-3182 genomic DNA carries:
- the cysK gene encoding cysteine synthase A yields MAKIVQSVLDLIGDTPLVRLNRLVPEGSAEVYVKLEYQNPGASVKDRIAISMIEVAEQEGIIKPGDTIIEPTSGNTGIGLALVAAAKGYKAILVMPETMSIERRNLLRAYGAELVLTPGSEGMNGAVRKAEELAAENTNYFLPQQFKNQANVKVHRETTGPEIVEAINSLDGKLDAFVAGIGTGGTISGTGEVLKKNFDGIKIYAVEPAASPILSGGKPGAHKIQGIGANFVPDILNRDIYDAVITIENEDAFEYARRAAKEEGILCGISSGAAIYAALQVAKELGEGKRVVAIVPSNGERYLSTPLFNFEN; encoded by the coding sequence ATGGCCAAAATTGTACAAAGTGTTCTAGATCTTATCGGTGACACTCCGCTTGTTCGTTTAAACCGTCTCGTGCCTGAGGGCAGTGCAGAAGTTTATGTGAAACTTGAATATCAAAATCCAGGTGCAAGTGTAAAAGACCGTATTGCAATCAGTATGATTGAGGTAGCTGAGCAAGAGGGAATCATAAAACCAGGCGATACTATTATTGAGCCTACTAGCGGAAATACAGGAATTGGACTAGCACTTGTAGCAGCTGCAAAAGGCTATAAGGCTATTCTTGTTATGCCTGAAACGATGAGTATTGAGCGTCGCAACCTGCTTCGCGCTTACGGTGCAGAGCTTGTATTGACGCCAGGTTCTGAAGGTATGAACGGTGCTGTTCGCAAAGCGGAAGAACTAGCTGCTGAGAACACGAACTACTTCCTGCCGCAACAATTCAAAAACCAAGCAAACGTTAAGGTTCACCGCGAAACGACAGGTCCTGAGATCGTCGAAGCGATCAACTCCCTTGATGGTAAGCTTGATGCGTTCGTTGCCGGTATCGGAACTGGCGGAACGATTTCAGGTACTGGTGAAGTGCTTAAGAAAAACTTCGACGGTATTAAAATTTACGCGGTAGAGCCTGCTGCTTCACCTATCCTCTCTGGCGGCAAACCAGGTGCTCACAAAATTCAAGGTATCGGCGCAAACTTTGTTCCTGATATTTTGAACCGTGATATCTACGATGCTGTCATTACAATTGAGAACGAAGATGCGTTTGAATACGCTCGTCGTGCAGCGAAAGAAGAAGGCATTCTTTGCGGAATTTCCTCTGGCGCAGCGATCTATGCGGCATTGCAAGTTGCGAAAGAGCTTGGCGAAGGAAAACGTGTTGTTGCGATTGTTCCAAGCAACGGCGAACGCTACCTTTCCACACCGCTGTTCAACTTCGAAAACTAA
- a CDS encoding anthranilate synthase component I family protein, with amino-acid sequence MITAIEQWTRWHAEQKYTTLPFVKELPFEFGNRANVTSWEEVWQDASPHAFVLESGKDGRYTYLGLHPDGVIRGKGLQAESIQFHSLEDQSKRRWEGKPLEVVREWMSGLLGPKLENGPKWVGGCIGFWGYDVIRSIERLPVLAEDNQDIPDYLFMQMNEIWIIDHEQSKVYCAVHSKIDQNADQEELRAAYDRASSRAEGMTDYWLTWFDEERAQAKAISLRAERQRLLTDDLLQLDVDSITGITSPFSKQAYMDAVRSIQRYIEQGDVFQVNLSVRQIKAIAAAPEELYEWIRLVNPSPYMGFLRCPDFQIVSASPELLVELNDNKLITRPIAGTRRRGRTEEEDRRLADELLTNEKERAEHIMLVDLERNDLGRISTYGTVKVEEFMVIEQYSHVMHLVSQVVGQLANGKDAYDVISATFPGGTITGAPKIRTMEIIEELEPTRRGPYTGSLGWIDYSGDMEFNIIIRTMVLQEGVVHIQAGAGIVIDSEPEREYKESLNKAKALWKAIQYSERFAAVDLAAETEKGGALT; translated from the coding sequence ATGATCACCGCGATAGAGCAATGGACTCGGTGGCACGCCGAACAGAAATATACGACGCTGCCATTCGTTAAAGAATTACCCTTTGAGTTCGGTAATCGGGCGAACGTAACGTCATGGGAAGAAGTATGGCAGGACGCTTCGCCGCATGCTTTTGTATTAGAAAGCGGCAAGGACGGACGATATACGTATTTGGGATTGCATCCTGACGGGGTTATCCGTGGAAAAGGGCTGCAAGCAGAGTCTATACAATTCCATTCGCTAGAGGATCAGAGCAAGCGCCGCTGGGAAGGTAAGCCGCTTGAGGTTGTGAGAGAATGGATGAGCGGCTTACTGGGGCCGAAGCTTGAGAATGGGCCTAAGTGGGTTGGCGGCTGTATCGGATTCTGGGGTTACGATGTCATCCGTTCGATCGAACGATTGCCGGTGCTAGCCGAGGATAATCAGGATATTCCCGATTATTTATTCATGCAAATGAATGAGATATGGATAATCGACCACGAGCAATCAAAAGTGTATTGTGCTGTCCATTCAAAAATAGATCAAAATGCGGATCAAGAGGAGCTGCGTGCTGCTTATGATCGTGCTTCATCTAGAGCGGAAGGGATGACCGACTACTGGTTAACCTGGTTTGATGAAGAGCGTGCCCAGGCGAAGGCGATATCGCTTCGAGCAGAACGTCAGCGCTTGTTGACAGATGATTTATTGCAATTGGATGTGGATTCGATTACTGGCATCACATCGCCTTTCTCGAAGCAAGCATACATGGACGCTGTTCGCAGCATTCAGCGATATATTGAGCAGGGTGACGTTTTTCAAGTGAATTTGTCCGTTCGTCAGATCAAGGCGATTGCGGCTGCTCCGGAAGAACTTTATGAATGGATTCGACTAGTTAACCCATCGCCATATATGGGGTTTCTGCGTTGCCCTGATTTTCAGATTGTATCTGCATCCCCTGAGCTTCTCGTTGAGCTCAATGACAACAAGCTGATCACAAGACCGATTGCTGGAACGCGTAGACGCGGGCGAACGGAGGAAGAGGATCGGCGCCTAGCTGACGAACTTCTCACGAATGAGAAGGAGCGGGCGGAGCATATTATGCTCGTTGACTTGGAGCGGAACGATCTTGGGCGGATTTCTACTTATGGTACGGTTAAGGTCGAAGAGTTTATGGTTATTGAACAATACTCACATGTTATGCATCTTGTTTCTCAGGTAGTAGGACAGCTTGCAAACGGCAAAGATGCTTACGATGTTATATCGGCTACCTTCCCCGGAGGAACGATTACAGGTGCTCCAAAAATTCGCACAATGGAAATCATAGAAGAGCTTGAACCGACACGCAGAGGACCGTATACCGGCTCGCTTGGATGGATTGACTACAGCGGGGATATGGAATTTAATATTATTATTAGAACAATGGTGCTTCAGGAAGGCGTTGTTCATATTCAAGCGGGAGCAGGCATCGTTATTGATTCTGAGCCGGAGCGGGAATATAAAGAATCGCTAAACAAGGCGAAGGCATTATGGAAGGCCATTCAGTACAGCGAACGGTTTGCAGCAGTCGATTTGGCAGCGGAAACGGAAAAAGGGGGAGCCTTAACATGA
- the pabA gene encoding aminodeoxychorismate/anthranilate synthase component II, producing MILVIDNYDSFTYNLVQYLGELGEDITVKRNDEIDLAGIEELAPDHILISPGPCSPNEAGISLSLIEHFKGKIPIFGVCLGHQSIGQAFGGEVVRAEKLMHGKTSAIYHQGKSVFEGLPSPFTATRYHSLIVRRETLPDCLEITAETDEGEIMGLRHKEYAIEGVQFHPESIITEHGLTMLRNFLQNRTGAVR from the coding sequence ATGATACTTGTCATCGATAATTATGATTCCTTTACGTACAATTTAGTACAGTATTTGGGTGAGCTTGGGGAAGATATTACGGTAAAAAGAAACGACGAAATAGATTTAGCCGGAATCGAAGAATTAGCGCCCGATCATATTCTAATATCACCAGGTCCGTGTTCACCGAATGAAGCGGGCATTAGTTTATCTCTAATCGAGCATTTTAAAGGTAAAATCCCGATTTTTGGCGTATGTCTTGGTCATCAATCGATCGGACAAGCATTTGGCGGGGAAGTGGTACGTGCGGAGAAGCTGATGCACGGCAAAACGTCTGCCATTTATCATCAAGGAAAATCTGTGTTTGAAGGTTTGCCATCACCTTTTACCGCTACTCGCTATCATTCTCTTATCGTACGCCGTGAAACGCTGCCTGATTGCTTGGAAATAACAGCGGAAACCGATGAAGGAGAAATTATGGGTTTGCGTCATAAGGAATATGCGATTGAAGGGGTGCAATTTCACCCTGAGTCCATTATAACGGAGCATGGCTTGACGATGCTTCGTAATTTCTTGCAAAATCGGACGGGCGCAGTGCGATGA
- the pabC gene encoding aminodeoxychorismate lyase → MKVELNGSVMDASEAVISVYDHGFLYGIGLFETFRTYEGKPYLLDRHMKRLCSGCDQLGIQYTPNMEELRSSVNELLEANELKDGYIRLTVSAGEAELGLPTGDYEQPNVLMLVKALPPVNDAVHMRGRELRLLQTRRNTPEGEVRFKSLHYMNNIIAKRELLASGAAPGAEGLMLSREGWLAEGIVSNLFFAKDNVVYTPELATGILPGITRERVLELAGSAGYETEEGLYSLEKLQTADEIWLTNSIQELVPVTLLSEAGGVSRVIGNGQAGTITKQLLTLYRQTTIDGDAGAI, encoded by the coding sequence ATGAAGGTCGAACTGAACGGCTCCGTAATGGATGCGAGCGAAGCCGTGATCTCAGTTTATGATCACGGCTTTTTGTACGGTATAGGTTTGTTCGAGACTTTCCGCACGTATGAGGGGAAACCTTACTTACTAGACAGGCATATGAAGCGATTATGCTCAGGTTGTGATCAGCTAGGAATTCAGTACACGCCTAATATGGAGGAGCTGCGCAGCTCTGTTAACGAGCTTCTTGAGGCGAATGAATTAAAAGATGGCTATATAAGACTAACCGTCAGTGCAGGCGAAGCTGAGCTAGGGTTGCCGACAGGAGATTATGAACAGCCGAATGTGTTAATGCTTGTAAAGGCTTTGCCGCCGGTTAATGATGCGGTTCATATGCGCGGACGGGAGCTGCGGCTTTTGCAGACAAGGAGGAATACGCCTGAGGGCGAGGTTCGCTTTAAGTCTCTCCATTATATGAACAATATTATTGCTAAGCGAGAGCTGCTTGCCAGTGGTGCTGCGCCTGGGGCCGAGGGTCTTATGCTCAGCCGAGAAGGATGGTTGGCGGAGGGAATCGTGAGCAACTTGTTTTTTGCTAAGGACAATGTTGTATATACGCCTGAACTGGCCACCGGCATATTGCCGGGCATAACGCGCGAGCGAGTTCTGGAGCTGGCTGGCAGTGCAGGGTATGAAACCGAAGAGGGCCTTTATAGCTTGGAGAAGCTGCAAACGGCCGACGAGATATGGCTCACTAATTCCATTCAGGAGCTCGTTCCCGTTACTCTGTTATCAGAAGCCGGCGGGGTGAGTAGAGTTATCGGCAACGGTCAAGCAGGGACTATTACGAAGCAATTGCTTACCCTTTACCGACAGACGACAATTGACGGTGATGCTGGAGCTATCTAA
- the folP gene encoding dihydropteroate synthase, giving the protein MDQQPNFYKRAYEFGSGTRLELGGRTLIMGILNATPDSFSDGGSYTSVDAALARAKAMVEEGADIIDIGGESTRPGFEPVGVEEELRRILPVIQVLRKALPHIPLSIDTYKAETARHALEAGAHIINDIWGLKGDPNMAAVAAEYACPVIINHNRHARDYNDFVPDVLTDLQGSVSIARTAGIAEDQIWLDPGIGFAKTYEDNLELLGRLSELHALGYPVLLGTSRKRFIKQTLNLPVDELVEGTAATVALGIAHGCQIVRVHDVRAIKRTALMTDAILYRR; this is encoded by the coding sequence ATGGATCAACAACCAAATTTCTATAAAAGAGCATATGAGTTTGGCAGCGGAACGAGGCTGGAGCTAGGCGGGCGTACGTTGATTATGGGCATTTTGAATGCGACACCTGATTCTTTCTCGGACGGCGGGAGCTACACGAGTGTGGATGCGGCTCTTGCCCGTGCGAAAGCGATGGTGGAGGAAGGCGCTGATATTATTGATATTGGCGGTGAATCGACACGTCCAGGATTTGAGCCGGTGGGAGTGGAGGAAGAGCTGCGGCGTATCCTCCCTGTTATTCAGGTTTTGCGTAAGGCGCTGCCGCACATTCCTTTATCCATCGATACATACAAAGCTGAGACTGCGCGGCACGCGCTAGAGGCGGGCGCTCATATCATTAATGACATTTGGGGGCTTAAGGGTGACCCTAATATGGCCGCAGTTGCAGCTGAATATGCTTGTCCTGTCATCATCAATCATAACCGCCATGCGAGAGACTATAATGATTTTGTTCCCGATGTACTTACAGATTTGCAGGGCAGTGTAAGCATTGCGCGAACGGCTGGCATCGCTGAAGATCAAATCTGGCTAGATCCGGGTATTGGTTTTGCCAAAACCTATGAGGATAATCTGGAGCTGCTTGGCCGTCTATCCGAGCTGCATGCACTTGGATATCCGGTGCTGCTTGGCACCTCGCGTAAACGTTTCATTAAGCAGACGCTGAATCTGCCTGTTGATGAGCTTGTTGAGGGAACAGCTGCGACGGTTGCTCTTGGCATTGCGCACGGCTGCCAAATCGTACGTGTGCATGATGTGCGTGCAATTAAGCGTACTGCGCTTATGACGGACGCTATTTTATATCGACGTTAA
- the folB gene encoding dihydroneopterin aldolase, producing the protein MDKMLIKGMRFYGYHGVFPEENKLGQKYYVDVELNMDLEQAALTDDLNSTVNYAEIHALTKTIVEGPPFKLIEALTGHIASQVLEVYTMVNEVTVRVTKPNPPFDIHFDGVTVELRRKRDNDGRTIPA; encoded by the coding sequence ATGGATAAAATGCTGATCAAAGGGATGAGGTTTTACGGCTACCACGGCGTATTTCCTGAAGAAAACAAGCTAGGCCAGAAATATTATGTGGATGTTGAACTCAATATGGATTTGGAGCAAGCGGCGTTAACTGATGATTTGAACAGTACGGTGAATTATGCAGAAATCCACGCTCTCACGAAAACGATTGTAGAGGGCCCTCCGTTTAAGCTTATCGAAGCTTTAACAGGTCACATTGCATCGCAAGTACTGGAAGTTTATACTATGGTAAATGAAGTGACGGTTCGAGTAACGAAGCCTAACCCGCCGTTTGATATCCATTTTGACGGAGTAACGGTAGAACTGCGCAGAAAGCGGGACAATGATGGACGAACAATTCCCGCTTGA
- the folK gene encoding 2-amino-4-hydroxy-6-hydroxymethyldihydropteridine diphosphokinase codes for MMDEQFPLDGAQAEAYIALGSNMGNREQLLLEAISLIDAHPNIVVSRVSGMYETDPVGYTEQPPFINMALAVRTTLSPLMLLRQLLEYEQQLGRVRQIRWGPRTIDLDLLLYDNVRMDQEELTLPHPRMMERSFVLVPLHDVLDQTHRLQSEVSAVSEAALLDGKEGITLWKTINWRSASEPFES; via the coding sequence ATGATGGACGAACAATTCCCGCTTGATGGCGCACAGGCAGAGGCATATATCGCTTTAGGATCAAACATGGGAAACCGTGAGCAATTGCTGCTGGAAGCGATTAGCCTCATCGATGCGCACCCAAACATCGTGGTTAGCAGAGTATCGGGCATGTATGAGACTGATCCGGTAGGCTACACAGAGCAACCGCCCTTTATCAATATGGCATTAGCTGTACGAACGACACTATCTCCATTAATGCTTTTGCGTCAGCTTTTGGAGTACGAGCAGCAGCTCGGTAGAGTTCGACAAATTCGTTGGGGACCGAGAACCATTGACCTTGATCTGCTCCTATACGATAATGTCAGAATGGATCAAGAGGAATTAACTTTGCCGCATCCGCGTATGATGGAGCGGTCGTTCGTTCTCGTTCCGCTGCATGATGTTTTGGATCAAACACATCGGCTGCAGTCCGAGGTAAGCGCAGTATCTGAAGCAGCGCTTCTGGATGGAAAGGAAGGCATTACGTTATGGAAAACAATCAATTGGCGCAGCGCGTCAGAGCCTTTCGAAAGCTGA
- a CDS encoding helix-turn-helix transcriptional regulator → MENNQLAQRVRAFRKLKGYTQQELAKELGVSVAVLGSLERGTRKTDTKLLNHIAKTLGISYEELMSDNRE, encoded by the coding sequence ATGGAAAACAATCAATTGGCGCAGCGCGTCAGAGCCTTTCGAAAGCTGAAGGGCTATACTCAGCAGGAGCTGGCCAAGGAGCTTGGCGTATCGGTGGCCGTTCTTGGCTCATTGGAGCGAGGAACAAGGAAGACGGATACGAAGTTATTAAATCATATCGCTAAGACGCTCGGAATCAGCTATGAGGAATTAATGTCTGATAACCGTGAATAG